The genomic DNA aaaaataaaaaacatgtttcataaCCTGTTGTCCTCAGTGTTACATGGTTTTCTTGGAAATAGGGCATGTACAGTAGAAAGCCTAAATAAAAACTTCTACATTTTCCTCCCTGAGGCTCATTACTGTTTCCTGGATATCCATATATGGTCAGGCTTAAAATAAGATTACAGAATTTCTTGTTTAACCTCACTTTGGATTTCCACCATGCAAAAGAAACATGTAATTAGACTGGATGTTCACCAGTCTGGAGCTGTTCGCCAAAACCACAGCTACCAGTTGTTGTAAGGTCCCGCTTTAGAACCGGGGAGGAGTGAGGAGAGGACGATTGATGGCTGTTGTGGCACACAGACCGGCAGTCAACAATGACTGCCCCAAGTTACTGCCCCAAGTTTTTATGATGCCTTGACCCTTTCATCCAGGCATCTGATGTTGTTATCTGTTTTCGAAATGCAAACGGACATTTACAGCAGGGCGGAGTAGTAGATTCTCAAATGTTATCCTCAAGGGCCAGAGTGATTTTGTTGCTTAATGGTGTTTAACCAGCAGCAACTAGATCTTTATGGATTTAGTGTAACCCAAAACATTAACTCATGTACGGTACAAATTTAATGTActtgattatttccattttatactttatacttcttCTTCACTACAATtaagagggaaatattgtactttttcctccactacatttatttgactgctTTAATCACTAGTTAATTTGCATGTTGATACAAATACAAAGCAAAATacaattaacaaataaattCTGATTCATTATCATAAATTCAGTTGcccagcagtatataaagtagtaaCCAGCTAACACTAGTGATACTTACACGTTAATGTGTCAATAAtcataatacaataatataaattGTATGAATTGTAACAAATATTTCGACACTGTTTTACTGGTatttttactaaagtaaaacaTCTGACTACTTCTTCTGCCTGTAGGGAATCTCAAGAACAGAACTACAATTAATGGAATAATAGTTATAAGTAATATAGAACATATATTCTAATATTACCTAAAGCCATATAATGAAATTGATACATGATATGCACATACCTGAAGATCCATTTAATAACTGTTCTATAGCTCTCTGTCATATGACTTGACCTTCATAAGCAAGTAGAGTTTGTTAAAATGCCGATTTGAGCGTCACAAGAGGGCAAACTCtacctgctgatgaagatcatgtgacatgattgaaagctccagagcagccacTGAATAGCCCATGAGGTGAAACTTTTTTGTCAAATGAGTAATAGTgtgatgatgagaaaaaaaaatgtgaaatagaCAAATCTTGGAAAAATGAACTAATATAAGGATTACAGCTCAGtgaaaagtgaatgaaaaaatttttaatagaaaaattaAGTTAGTGTCTAAATGCTGACAAATATTGGTTGTGTTGTAAACTGTCATGCCACTcatcatataaaaatattaacacTTGCCATATTAGTGGCCTTGAGAACACAGACATGTGAGACAGTGACATCTATTGGCCAAAACTGAGCATTTCTTTCTGTCCTAAAAATCAAGTTTCATGTGACAAGTGTCATGAAATGGCTTGGTTTACTATACCTATCTACCTATAACCTATACCATAAACAACTTACACCTAAGAAATATTCactaaacaaaaaagaagaaaaactaaacaaaaagcACATATTCAATCCAGCATCAGACATGTACTTTAATCCATGAGCACTGACTGTAGTTATGtaaacagcaataaaacaatCAGAAATACAGAACTTACTCACTGATATTACATAACTTATACCTCTATTTCATGACTGATATCATCTTATGTGTGAAGTTATTATGTTATATCTGCACTGCAAGCTTATCCTCAATAGCAAACTTTGaatttgtttaaatgttcagagtcattttgtttgtcttaGTTACCTACATAGGTTTCCCAAAATGGGAAtcgggagaaaaaaaataatgaaataactaAAAAGCGTAATTTCACCCTGTCTTTAATATCTCTGTAACCCAAAGACCCTCCCCAAGTTAGAAAAAGCACTGGCACCATAGACCCATAAaaagctatgtgtgtgtgtgagagtgtgtgtatgtgtgtgctgcatcCAGTTTGTGTGGACAGTGTGAGCGCTGTCTGGAATACAAAAGGACATCTTCACAGGTTCAGCAGAGGCACATACTGGTGTTTGTGCGGGATTCTCATTTCTCTTGCAACTGCCAGCCTCAGGTAAAACCCTCATTACTGAGACTGTTCCACTGTTTTAGACTTTGTAAATGAtcatgtgtacatgtgtctgACGTCTTGTTCACCAACTACTTTGCAATCAAACTTGTTGATGCAGTGACTACGAGCTTGGTTATACTTTAGCTTCTTTTGTGCCAAAAACATCTTCTTAGATGCTCTCCATTGACACTGAGGCCTTAATTGTTTTTGTACATATCAATAGACTATTAATATACTGTTTATACTGCATTGTATGCCGTActaatgtactgtacataataTACAAATTCAAATGTTGCTCCCTAATAGCTGTGCagcacattttcaaacttgtaaaCTATCCTCATAGAAATCAAATAATTTGTATAAAATAGTGTAATAGATATATTTTCTCATATATTTCTCATATCATGTCATATGGGTTTGATATTAGCGATGAAATGTTAATATGTGTCCTTTGTGACTTTCCCTCAATATTGTTAAGATCAAACAAAATTGTATGATTTATTGCTATTGGTGaattttcaaacacacactctccctgtcGACACCTATTTGGGATGTGCTGGGCTGAACCGGAGCGCTATTGTTCCACTGGACGGGCCCAGTAGTCCCGTCTGTTTTGTTTCCGTCCAGAGAGACAAAAAGTTTGTGGACTTAGTCAGCTTTTTCCAGTCTGGTAGCTTCTGATGTTTACTTTAGCTTTGAATGTGACTTTTGAGAGAGAGGCGCATCTCAGAGGCCTGTAACCTTGACGACAGCGGAGGCCattcctgcagctctgctcatcATGAAAGTGTTGGCAGCATACAGATGCACTCATGTGTTTTAACTTTGGCAAAGATTTGCCAAATTCATGTCTTTGTTGTTAGAAGTCAGATTATAATGCATTGATtgttcctggtgtgtttttaaaccttttgttaaatctgttttttcagCTGTGCAGTGATTCACAATAATGTAAATTAGCacaatgtttttagtttttgtccCATGTCTAAACTATTCTTCTGAATGTTTCAGGTATGAGGGCCTGCTTAGTATTCATTTGCTTACTGGCAGCAACATTTGCCCCATCTGTGAGTAGCAAAGCTATTAAAATTTTTCAGAATTTGACTGGATTTGCTGTGGGAGAACTGCCAAACAAAAGATGCCATGCGATATTTGTTTATTGCAGTTTTGGGATTCTCTGAATGGATGTTCAATATTAATTATCCCCATTATATCTAGGTAAAAAGTAAACCTCATGGAAAATATCATGGATTGCATAAGACTTCACATACAGCCAAAGAAAAGGTACAACAGCGCtctaaactaataaaaaaatatttgtaaaaatagatgtttcatgttgtaaaattaatatttttcttttttcctgacTAAGGATGCTATTACAGAGGAGGCCAACAAGCCACAGATCTTATCCACTTTAGTCACAATAGAGGCCAGCAGCCAGGAGCAGGAAGATGAGGAGCTGAGCTCTGTAGacaatgctaatgctaacaagGACGAGGGAGAGTTTGAGGTGTCTGAAAGGAGTGACAAAAGCACTGCAGTCCTGTTGAGTGAGGAGGAACTGGTAGACCTCCtaaagaaagaagcagaagaagagcaggaagcagaagaaagaatgctggaggaagaagaagtggAGACAGACAAAGGTACGGTGGAGTCTAGTGAGGCTGTGGAGAGCCCTGAGGGTGAGGAAACTGatgtggaggagaagatgttggCGGACGACACTAAAGAGTCGACAGATGAGGGAGAAAAAGTGAAGGAAGAGAGTGTGGAAGATGCTGAAAAGATGCCACTCAAGGAAAAGGAGCAAGAGGCACTGCTGGAGGAAACAGACGGTAGCACAGAGTCAGAGATCCCAGTTGATCTTGATTATGCAGCTGATAGTGGCCTCTTACAACCTCTACAGATTGTATCCGCTAAAATAAAACCCCACACTGACGACACGGAGTCTCATTCAAAAACAGACATCAAAGAGAAGGACACCATTGAGAAAGGACTGCTCACCATTGTAGATGACTATGACCAAGACATGCAAAACACTGAGGCAGTGGACAGTGAGGAAGTGTCTGATCAGGACATGGACAAAGATTCAGAAGCCAAATCTAAGGATACAGGTGTCGATAAGAAAGAACCAGAGGTGAACGTGGATCCTCAAGAACCAAAGAGCAACACAGAGTTTGAGTCAGGGTCCCGAATGGttggaaaggaggaagagaaaaataagaatGACAGTGGAAGTCAGGCCAAGGGAAAgacaaggaaacaaaagaagaaCCAGAGGGCAAGGAAGCACTCTCCACAGAGTGAAGAAGCACAGTCTGGACAGGAACAGAGCCCACAGGATCCTCAGGagcctgacagcagcagcattgaCAATACAGTCAGCCACAAGGCAAAGAGGAGAAGGGCAGGAAAATGGGTAATGCATACCGAAAGTGTACTTTCCTTAAAGTGGCCATAATCAAAAAGCATAATTCAAAGCAACAATGATCACAAGACTACTTGCTTGTGAAAGTGGGGCATTCATAGTGACGCCAACAGAGCATTATCACAAAACTCTGCAGTTGCCCTCACATCTGAgttttttagcatctttcagctgattttttttttttttacagcccaCAGCTTTATTGTTACAGCTCTCTCAGTGTTGAACAGAACAGAAGGCAGGAGGAGAAgcttttttcagtaaaaaacGCTGAAACGAAGTCTCaatggtgaacatagtggaccATTTAgtagctaaagagccagataaaATTACCTCAGGAGCTGGTGAAGaccaaaaaacagcaaaaatgaaaGGGAATATTGGACTTACTATCACCAAGTGGCAATAAACATGACTCCAGTGCTTCTCCaaatctgctggatgtgtaaatggGCAACTGTTGCAAGTCAGTTAACAAGTTACAAACGAACATAAGATTAAAGTATGTGTACAgcatgtttctgctgcccccaagtggtgAAAACCTTTATTACTGCAAGTTTTCAATAGGGAAATGTGGCATTTACTTGTGCTGTGGTGCTGCAATCTGATGTGGCCATAAATAAGTGACTGAAACTGTTTTTCCCGTATGCCAAGATAttgcattttcatgtttcctgtgTACTCCTCCAGGGCCCTTTGGTAGGAATGAATCCAGTGCAGATAAGAGCCACAGTGGATCTCTACCCCAGTTCCAGGTCCTCTATTATTGGAGGCACCCTTCGTCCAGAAGCCCCTCCTGGTTAGTCACCATACTGACTAATGCACTATCCCAACAGCCTCACAGGGGAATTTGCTGACGGGAACATTTTGCTTAAACTTCCGCATGAATAGTGTCACCCTGCTTCATGGTCACTACCAAAACACAGCTCGGCGGGCTTAAGGAATGAACAATAGA from Pempheris klunzingeri isolate RE-2024b chromosome 3, fPemKlu1.hap1, whole genome shotgun sequence includes the following:
- the sparcl1 gene encoding SPARC-like protein 1 — translated: MRACLVFICLLAATFAPSVKSKPHGKYHGLHKTSHTAKEKDAITEEANKPQILSTLVTIEASSQEQEDEELSSVDNANANKDEGEFEVSERSDKSTAVLLSEEELVDLLKKEAEEEQEAEERMLEEEEVETDKGTVESSEAVESPEGEETDVEEKMLADDTKESTDEGEKVKEESVEDAEKMPLKEKEQEALLEETDGSTESEIPVDLDYAADSGLLQPLQIVSAKIKPHTDDTESHSKTDIKEKDTIEKGLLTIVDDYDQDMQNTEAVDSEEVSDQDMDKDSEAKSKDTGVDKKEPEVNVDPQEPKSNTEFESGSRMVGKEEEKNKNDSGSQAKGKTRKQKKNQRARKHSPQSEEAQSGQEQSPQDPQEPDSSSIDNTVSHKAKRRRAGKWGPLVGMNPVQIRATVDLYPSSRSSIIGGTLRPEAPPDPCDTFPCKRGKTCKLDADNKPSCMCQAPSECPPSANEFDHVCGTDNKTYDTSCELFATKCNLEGTKRGHRLHLDYTGPCKLIPPCVDTELVQFPLRMRDWLKNVLLQLYEHDSMSPGFLTPKQRFRVKKIFENERRLHAGDHSVELLAQDFEKNYNMYIYPVHWQFAQLDQHPSDRLLSHSELAPLRVPLVPMEHCTSRFFQECDADKDKQVSFKEWTSCFGIKNEDMDVNLLF